The Oryzias melastigma strain HK-1 linkage group LG3, ASM292280v2, whole genome shotgun sequence genome contains a region encoding:
- the prrg4 gene encoding transmembrane gamma-carboxyglutamic acid protein 4 yields MLFLLSILAQLLSGGHLACMRSPLSQPQDEDVFVDEGNAKLFLGRHLLLNRFDFEIFVPGNLERECYEEVCNYEEAREVFENVPATNDFWKTYIEGGGSNQPKVDVTALLVALISTAVAVVVIGLLTWFFCHKKYKGGLSSTSSMRARPRRSNVSLIMRRLEEVALEPGVPPPSTHPTEMEDASGLPSYEQAIARSGQHDAPPPPYPGSRPGTLRR; encoded by the exons ATGTTGTTTCTCCTGTCGATACTCGCTCAGCTGCTGAGCGGTGGACATCTGGCCTGCATGAGGAGCCCACTCTCCCAACCCCAAGACGAGGACG TGTTCGTGGATGAGGGGAACGCAAAGCTGTTCCTGGGTCGCCACCTGCTGTTGAATCGGTTTGACTTTGAGATTTTCGTGCCCGGTAATTTGGAGAGGGAATGCTACGAGGAGGTCTGCAATTACGAGGAGGCGAGGGAGGTCTTTGAGAACGTCCCAGCTACA AatgatttctggaaaacatACATAGAAG GTGGAGGCTCAAATCAGCCTAAAGTTGATGTGACGGCTCTCTTGGTGGCATTAATTTCCACCGCGGTAGCTGTGGTTGTCATCGGCCTTTTAACCTGGTTTTTCTGCCATAAGAAATACAAAGGGGGCTTAAGCAGTACCAG TTCCATGCGAGCGAGGCCCAGGAGGAGTAATGTATCTCTAATAATGCGACGACTAGAGGAGGTGGCTCTGGAACCTGGGGTTCCTCCACCATCCACACACCCCACTGAAATGGAAGACGCTTCAGGCCTCCCCTCATATGAACAGGCAATTGCGAGAAGTGGCCAGCATGATGCCCCGCCTCCTCCATATCCTGG ATCAAGACCTGGGACTCTTCGACGGTAG
- the eif3m gene encoding eukaryotic translation initiation factor 3 subunit M, whose translation MSVPAFIDITEEDQASELRAYIKSKGAEISEENAEGGLHVDLAQIIEACDVCLKDDDKDVESVMNSIVSLLLILETDKQEALIESLCEKLVKFREGERPSLRLQLLSNLFHGMDENTPVRYTVFCSLIKVAATCNAISFIPTDLDQVRKWIVDWNLNTEKKHTLLRLVYEALVDCKKSEPAAKVMVELLGSYTEDNASQARVDAHRCIVRALKDPNTFLFDHLLILKPVRFLEGELIHDLLTIFVSAKLAAYVKFYQNNKDFIESLGLSHEQNMAKMRLLTFMGMAVEFKEISFDTMQQELQIGAEDVEAFVIDAVRTKMVYCKIDQTQRKVVVSHSTHRTFGKQQWQQLYDKLSSWKTNLATVKTSLQALSPSA comes from the exons ATGAGCGTACCGGCTTTTATCGATATAACAGAAGAAGATCAG GCATCAGAGCTGAGAGCCTATATTAAGTCCAAAGGAGCAGAAATTTCAGAGGAGAATGCTGAAGGAGGACTTCATGTTGATCTGGCTCAGATCATTGAAGCATGTGATGTGTGCCTCAAAGATGATGATAAAG ATGTTGAGAGTGTCATGAACAGCATCGTGTCTTTGCTGCTCATCCTCGAAACAGATAAGCAGGAGGCTCTCATCGAGAGTCTTTGTGAGAAACTGGTGAAATTCCGTGAAGGAGAGAGGCCCTCTCTCAGGTTGCAGCT CTTGAGTAACCTGTTCCATGGCATGGATGAGAATACTCCAGTGAGATACACCGTATTCTGCAGCCTCATCAAAGTGGCGGCCACTTGTAATGCCATCTCCTTCATTCCTACTGATCTTGATCAG GTGCGCAAGTGGATTGTTGACTGGAACCTAAACACAGAGAAGAAGCATACACTCTTGAGGCTGGTGTATGAAGCTCTGGTTGATtgtaaaaaaag CGAGCCGGCAGCTAAGGTTATGGTCGAGTTGCTTGGGAGTTACACAGAAGACAATGCTTCACAAGCACGTGTTGATGCACACAG ATGCATCGTCCGTGCTCTTAAAGATCCCAACACCTTTCTGTTTGACCACTTGCTGATCCTGAAACCAGTTCGCTTTCTAGAGGGAGAACTCATCCACGAT cttttaaccaTCTTTGTGAGCGCAAAACTGGCAGCATATGTCAAATTTTACCAGAACAACAAAGACTTTATTGAGTCGCTCG GCCTCTCTCATGAGCAAAACATGGCCAAGATGCGTCTGCTAACATTCATGGGCATGGCAGTGGAATTCAAGGAGATCTCCTTTGACACCatgcagcaggagctgcagattGGAGCAGAGGATGTCGAGGCTTTCGTCATCGATG ctgtTCGGACCAAAATGGTGTACTGCAAAATTGACCAGACTCAGAGAAAGGTTGTTGTGAG CCACAGCACACACCGCACCTTTGGCAAGCAGCAATGGCAGCAGCTGTACGACAAGCTCTCCTCCTGGAAAACTAACCTAGCAACGGTCAAAACCAGCCTCCAAGCCCTGTCACCGTCTGCCTAG